The following is a genomic window from Malus sylvestris chromosome 7, drMalSylv7.2, whole genome shotgun sequence.
TTTCTTCACGCCATTGAGCATGCCTTTGGAGGCAAGAGAACGGAAAACGATACGGGACATACGGAAGGTCTCGTAGACGGCGCGTGCGCGGCCGGAGAAGATGCAGCGGTTCCTGACGCGCGTGAAGGAGCTGTTACGGGGCAGCTTGGAGAGCTTGAAGCGGTTCTCCTCGCGCAGATCGCTGGGAAGGCTTGGGTCCTTGCAGAGGGCCTTGTACAGGTTCCGTCGCAGCTCGTATTTCGCCGCCAGCAAGCGGCGGTGGTGGTCCCGTATGTTGGCATTTTCCTTAGACACTGACATCGCTTTTTTGGGCCGAATACTTACCCGCACTCTCTCTGATTTTGGTTGATGTCGGGTCCTAGGGTTTTAAGCTTTGGAGTCTGGAGACCCGTCTAACCGGGTCGGATTTTGACGACTGGCTTTTTCTGAAACGAATAGTAGCAGCCCGGGTAAAAAGATTGGAGAAATGCTAGCAGCACTCGCCTAAAAAGCGAGTCCGCAAGACTCTCCCTCCAGCACCTCCACGTGTATTTCCTCTTCCTCGGTTAAGCTTTATATTGgttccataattttttttattttttaagaacgATATTATTTACCTTAACAGGTAAGAAGTGGGACTAAGCTTCACAATGAgttaataataatgtgattagaATTCGTTTTTAGTGAATATCGAACATAAAGCCTCTCACGTCAactgaagagaaatatcactaaactaTATACTAATTGCATATTGATTTCACAATTAAATAACAACTAAAAATaatatccctctctctctcttactcttaGACCACGAAATTGGTATTCGTGGATCATAGGAAAACTGGATTAAACTAAAAAGCAGCTTACGTTTTTAGACTCGGATCTAATTGCCTAAAAAATAACGTACAATTTAAAATGAATAGTTGTTTCCACTCGTAATTGCACTGCTTTTATTATAAAACTTCCTCACATGTCGTGATGTGCAAAACTCCAAGATTTCCATCAGCAACGCCAGTCACTTCTGCATGCACGTAATAGAGTATGAGTTATGCCTTGTACACTCCGTTGAATTAGGCTAATGAGAATATGAGATTGTTGAGGTGGTAACCCACAACACCTCGTTTAGGATTTGTTGAACTAAATCCTCTCTAAGTTCAAATTAGAAAAACTCTAGTATCCCACAGGCCTTTAGCTTCACCCTGAAAGTGCTTTGGATGATATTATGTATTTGCACGTAACATGTAAAGAGTGTGGAATATAAGTAGGAAATGCGGGTGTATATAGAAAATGTAAAGTGTATGTTAAGAGTGTGGGGCGTGTGGGTATTGTAAAGAAATATGTGGAgtgtattaaaataatttttaactaaaaaaacaaatgtgggatgtattaagtatgtgaggtgtattcaacaatatgtgTGGTGTTAATATACCAAGCCATCAAATAATGTGttaccaatagaaaataagtacATTAATAACACTTAAGTATCAATCCAATCATTAACAAccatatcatttggtttaaaaacaGTACCCTATTGTTTAGCAAAATCTTTTTACATTACCCTAACATTACCCTATTGTTTAGCAAAAACtttttacaaaaacaaaatataattattaCTAAACAGTaggaaaataaaacttaatagTAGCTTGATGAATCTTTTACCATCTTGATGATCACCGTTTCACCTAGCTGACAAACTCCACGTCATCTCGCCGTTAGAAGATTTTGGGTTCAAACTACCTTGAATATCGACTCCCGGCATTTCTTGTTGGTTAAGAAAAGGTTTGGGGGGCAATTTTAGGTTTTCAACATCTCCTCCAAGCATTTGTATGACTTTGTCCATCGAAGGGCGATCACTTGGCTTCATTTGAATACACCAGAAAGCAGTCATAACCATCTTTTTTATCATTATCTTTtcctcctctgtaacaatgcccATCTCCAAGAGATCATTTCCCTCACTATATTGATCGTAAGCCCATAACGGGAAGTAATGTTGGCTCGACTGCTCTGCGACTGTACTAAAATTCTTCCTTCTACTTGCCATTTCCATCAACAACATTCCAAAACTATAGACATCAGCTTTGTATGAGACCCCTCCAATATTTTTGTAGAACAACTCTGGAGCAATATATCCGATCGTCCCTCTTGCTGCCGTCAAAGTAACTATGCTATTGTCTACAGGATATAATTTTGCAAGCCCAAAATCAGAGATCTTCGGGTTAAAGTTCTCGTCAAGAAGAATGTTATGAGGCTTGATATCAAAATGTAGAATTTGCATGTCACAACCTTGATGTAGATATTCGATCCCTCGAGCAACTTCAAAAGCAATCTCATACATCTTCTTGCAACTTAAAGGGATACTTCCTTCTTTGGAATAAATGTATTTATCAAGAGAGCTATTAGGCATGAAATCGTACACTAGAGCGCGCTTTGATCCTTCAACACAATAACCAACAAGTTGCACCACATTAACATGGTGAATTCTTCCAATAGTAGCTACCTCACTAGTGAAGTCCTGCCCATTGTTTTTAGGCTTGCCCAAAAGTTTAATTGCCACAAAACGACCGCTGCGTAACTTTCCTTTAAATACAGAACCATAACCGCCTTGGCCCAGCTTGTCCTTGAATTTATTAGTCATTCTCTTAATGTCCGAGTAAGAGTACCTTATTGGCATGAAGTTGTTTTCGGTTTGCAGAAAATCTTCGATGATGCTAAACCCTGACAAATGTCTTCTTCGCCATCTATAGATCAGAAACGCAATCAGAAATGGAACCCCTAAAAGTAGTCTTCCTACTAAATATAAACCTGCACAAGAGATTTATAATCACCAAAAGAGT
Proteins encoded in this region:
- the LOC126628294 gene encoding ribosomal protein S14, mitochondrial-like; translation: MSVSKENANIRDHHRRLLAAKYELRRNLYKALCKDPSLPSDLREENRFKLSKLPRNSSFTRVRNRCIFSGRARAVYETFRMSRIVFRSLASKGMLNGVKKASW
- the LOC126628276 gene encoding LEAF RUST 10 DISEASE-RESISTANCE LOCUS RECEPTOR-LIKE PROTEIN KINASE-like 2.1 isoform X1; amino-acid sequence: MGIRGSRSFTWSAWLLIVAFLVIGLSGETCRAKDDSTNCTFSCGNIHNISYPFRLKDSPKHCGHIPYTLSCENDTTVVDLTSSGKYYVQAINYDNHTIRIIDPGLHNNNCSSMSRNFPLVSDTLILPYSVYGKYPMDSLLSTVIFYLKCSKPMNSSVYVDTAPCFDASASSSSQPKTYSYVKVGLMEVGDLDEGCSAEWMTLALSSYVKDYNTSYENIHKALMYGFELRVYAFDEYLGPICSGLWRGDLKCFPHSIPGFLEYWWEVIYGFFAHGRLYVNYPLWFPGTSFRPGWAILICLGLYLVGRLLLGVPFLIAFLIYRWRRRHLSGFSIIEDFLQTENNFMPIRYSYSDIKRMTNKFKDKLGQGGYGSVFKGKLRSGRFVAIKLLGKPKNNGQDFTSEVATIGRIHHVNVVQLVGYCVEGSKRALVYDFMPNSSLDKYIYSKEGSIPLSCKKMYEIAFEVARGIEYLHQGCDMQILHFDIKPHNILLDENFNPKISDFGLAKLYPVDNSIVTLTAARGTIGYIAPELFYKNIGGVSYKADVYSFGMLLMEMASRRKNFSTVAEQSSQHYFPLWAYDQYSEGNDLLEMGIVTEEEKIMIKKMVMTAFWCIQMKPSDRPSMDKVIQMLGGDVENLKLPPKPFLNQQEMPGVDIQGSLNPKSSNGEMTWSLSAR
- the LOC126628276 gene encoding LEAF RUST 10 DISEASE-RESISTANCE LOCUS RECEPTOR-LIKE PROTEIN KINASE-like 2.1 isoform X2, encoding MGIRGSRSFTWSAWLLIVAFLVIGLSGETCRAKDDSTNCTFSCGNIHNISYPFRLKDSPKHCGHIPYTLSCENDTTVVDLTSSGKYYVQAINYDNHTIRIIDPGLHNNNCSSMSRNFPLVSDTLILPYSVYGKYPMDSLLSTVIFYLKCSKPMNSSVYVDTAPCFDASASSSSQPKTYSYVKVGLMEVGDLDEGCSAEWMTLALSSYVKDYNTSYENIHKALMYGFELRVYAFDEYLGPICSGLWRGDLKCFPHSIPGFLEYWWEVIYGFFAHGRLYVNYPLWFPGTSFRPGWAILICLGLYLVGRLLLGVPFLIAFLIYRWRRRHLSGFSIIEDFLQTENNFMPIRYSYSDIKRMTNKFKDKLGQGGYGSVFKGKLRSGRFVAIKLLGKPKNNGQDFTSEVATIGRIHHVNVVQLVGYCVEGSKRALVYDFMPNSSLDKYIYSKEGSIPLSCKKMYEIAFEVARGIEYLHQGCDMQILHFDIKPHNILLDENFNPKISDFGLAKLYPVDNSIVTLTAARGTIGYIAPELFYKNIGGVSYKADVYSFGMLLMEMASRRKNFSTVAEQSSQHYFPLWAYDQYSEGNDLLEMGIVTEEEKIMIKKMVMTAFWCIQMKPSDRPSMDKVIQMLGGDVENLKLPPKPFLNQQEMPGVDIQGSLNPKSSNGEMTWSLSAR